From the genome of Aspergillus fumigatus Af293 chromosome 1, whole genome shotgun sequence, one region includes:
- a CDS encoding 60S ribosomal protein uL1 — protein MSKITVAGVRENVEQLLNYSQNEKKRNFLETVELQIGLKNYDPQRDKRFSGTIKLPTVPRPNMTICVLGDQHDLDRAKHHGIDAMSADDLKKLNKNKKLIKKLARKYDAFLASDTLIKQIPRLLGPGLSKAGKFPTPVSHSEDMANKVTEIKSTIKFQLKKVLCLGVAVGNVGMTKEELVANVMLAINYLVSLLKKGWQNVGSLVLKATMSPPKRLY, from the exons ATGTCTAAGATCACAGTCG CCGGAGTGCGCGAGAATGTCGAGCAGCTGCTCAACTACTCtcagaatgagaagaagagaaacttCCTCGAGACCGTCGAGCTTCAGATCGGTCTGAAGAACTACGACCCCCAGCGTGACAAGCGTTTCTCTGGCACCATCAAGCTGCCCACCGTTCCCCGCCCCAACATGACCATCTG TGTTCTTGGTGACCAGCACGATCTCGACCGTGCCAAGCACCACGGCATCGATGCCATGTCCGCTGATGacctgaagaagctcaacaagaacaagaagctcatcaAGAAGCTGGCTCGCAAGTACGATGCTTTCCTTGCTTCCGACACCCTCATCAAGCAGATTCCTCGTCTCCTGGGTCCCGGTCTGTCCAAGG CTGGTAAATTCCCTACCCCCGTCTCTCACAGCGAGGACATGGCCAACAAGGTCACCGAGATCAAGTCTACCATCAAGTTCCAGCTCAAGAAGGTTCTCTGCCTCGGTGTTGCCGTTGGCAACGTCGGCATGACCAAGGAAGAGCTCGTCGCCAACGTCATGCTGGCCATCAACTACCTCGTCTCCCTGCTGAAGAAGGGTTGGCAGAACGTTGGCAGCCTTGTCCTCAAGGCTACCATGTCTCCCCCCAAGCGTCTCTACTAG
- the arfA gene encoding putative ADP-ribosylation factor, with amino-acid sequence MGLTFSKLFDRLWGRKEMRILMVGLDAAGKTTILYKLKLGEIVTTIPTIGFNVETVEYKNIQFTVWDVGGQDKIRPLWRHYFQNTQGIIFVVDSNDRDRIVEAREELQRMLNEDELRDALLLVFANKQDLPNAMSPAEITQQLGLQSLTRRAWYIQSTCATTGDGLYEGLEWLADALRKSNNS; translated from the exons ATGGGTCTCACCTTCTCGAAGCTGTTCGATAGACTATGGGGTCGAAAGGAGATGCGAATCCTGATGGTTGGTCTTGACGCCGCCGGAAAGACCACCATCCTGTATAAGCTGAAGCTGGGTGAAATCGTCACCACTATTCCCACGATTG GTTTCAACGTCGAGACCGTCGAGTATAAGAACATTCAGTTCACCGTGTGGGACGTCGGTGGTCAGGACAAGATCCGTCCTCTCTGGAGACActacttccagaacacccaGGGTATCATTTTCGTCGTCGATAGCAACGATCGCGACCGTATTGTCGAGGCCCGGGAAGAGTTGCAGCGCATGTTGAACGAAGACGAACTCCGTGACGCTCTACTCCTTGTTTTCGCCAACAAGCAAGATCTGCCT AACGCCATGAGCCCCGCCGAGATCACCCAGCAGCTTGGTCTGCAAAGTCTCACCCGTCGTGCTTGG TACATCCAATCTACCTGCGCCACCACCGGTGACGGTCTGTACGAAGGTCTGGAATGGCTGGCCGATGCGTTGAGGAAATCGAACAACTCTTAG